A genomic segment from Myxococcales bacterium encodes:
- a CDS encoding crotonase/enoyl-CoA hydratase family protein: METLRTLTYETTGRIARLTLNRPARGNGITPEMPREIAQCVERACLDPSVHVIALSGNGTGFCGGYDLVWSAEQNVAPGDLEPVAPGSPIDPAVIAQNHDPSRTWDPVVDWQMMSRNVRGFMSLLHADKPVVCKVHGFCVAGGTDMALCSDLLVVEDRAKIGYPPARVWGVPTTALWAQRIGMTRAKRLLLTGDSISGTEAVEWGLACEAAPIAALDARFEALLERVARVPLNQLILHKQLLNATLLGTPVAGTQLLGTLMDGIARHTPEGYAFAQASMTHGFKEAVRARDEPFGDHGRSTNRG; the protein is encoded by the coding sequence ATGGAAACCCTGAGGACGCTCACCTACGAGACCACCGGGCGCATCGCTCGGCTCACCCTGAACCGGCCCGCACGAGGCAACGGGATCACTCCGGAGATGCCGCGGGAGATCGCCCAGTGCGTCGAGCGCGCGTGCCTCGATCCTTCGGTTCACGTGATCGCGCTGTCGGGCAACGGCACCGGCTTTTGCGGTGGCTACGATCTCGTGTGGAGCGCCGAGCAGAACGTCGCGCCGGGTGACCTCGAGCCGGTCGCGCCAGGCTCACCGATCGATCCCGCGGTTATCGCGCAGAACCACGATCCGAGCCGCACCTGGGATCCCGTCGTCGACTGGCAGATGATGAGCCGCAACGTGCGCGGCTTCATGTCGCTCTTGCACGCCGACAAGCCGGTGGTGTGTAAGGTGCACGGATTTTGCGTCGCCGGCGGCACCGACATGGCCCTCTGCTCGGATCTCTTGGTCGTCGAAGACCGCGCGAAGATCGGCTACCCGCCGGCGCGCGTGTGGGGCGTGCCCACCACGGCGCTCTGGGCGCAGCGGATAGGGATGACTCGCGCCAAGCGCCTGCTCCTCACCGGCGATTCGATCTCGGGCACCGAGGCCGTCGAGTGGGGCTTGGCGTGCGAAGCCGCGCCGATCGCCGCGTTGGACGCACGCTTCGAGGCGCTCCTCGAGCGGGTCGCGCGGGTGCCGTTGAACCAGCTGATCCTGCACAAGCAACTGCTCAACGCGACGCTGCTGGGAACGCCGGTGGCGGGCACCCAACTGCTCGGGACCCTGATGGACGGCATCGCGCGCCACACGCCGGAGGGCTATGCGTTCGCGCAGGCGTCGATGACCCACGGCTTCAAGGAAGCGGTGCGCGCACGCGACGAGCCCTTCGGAGATCACGGCCGCAGCACGAACCGCGGCTGA
- a CDS encoding ankyrin repeat domain-containing protein, protein MTQPDKLREVFEKLHQPAAMESRLEERHETLLIWAVSEGYHDIAVTLIEAGAGLNAQNSDGNTALLRAACENRAELASVLIKVGAKLDVQNNDGYSALILAKRRDNKAIVDSLLAAGADTMLRTRAGATFENPGHSPKTSIKGHRNPVLEEQIIDAIARCRDGRMAGRQLEKYVNLNPEDRFVATSTLRGAYVRYPASQNPSTPNYVTLENGMELGIVSSAVPEIARAISSMLSRSLEDARNDQKGHLPPAVVRRVQLEIISPYGVAHIWGVTGHRFVLSRRVSGDRSELLATILVGRSKDTVFFFTGRYNNLRHSTIAETVDFDQLDRDDPAHKWFDRFAFPDVARFKPKGYHHIANFVVSKEERGHKLANFFLDKIVETYARDHLEKHGRTAAHSQHLLCGQGLWQIGDPPWLPRMEKLGFRRRWGAESFFLEHDWAPLPAIVDRETGAPISNVAYNKSYGLPERYVTGAPTGDASQYLLDRVPEVIRLSQDPRAKLQYFQAMFDFV, encoded by the coding sequence ATGACCCAGCCCGACAAGCTACGCGAGGTCTTCGAGAAGCTGCATCAGCCCGCGGCGATGGAGTCGCGGCTCGAGGAGCGACACGAGACGCTTCTCATCTGGGCCGTTAGCGAGGGGTACCACGACATCGCGGTGACCTTGATCGAGGCGGGCGCCGGGCTCAACGCGCAAAACTCCGACGGGAACACGGCGCTCCTTCGCGCCGCGTGCGAGAACCGCGCGGAGCTCGCGAGCGTGCTCATCAAGGTCGGCGCCAAGCTCGACGTGCAGAACAACGACGGGTACTCGGCGCTCATCCTCGCCAAGCGCCGCGACAACAAGGCGATCGTGGACAGCCTGCTCGCCGCGGGCGCGGACACCATGCTGAGAACACGCGCCGGCGCGACGTTCGAGAACCCTGGCCACTCCCCCAAGACTTCGATCAAGGGCCACCGCAACCCCGTCCTCGAAGAGCAGATCATCGACGCGATCGCGAGGTGCCGTGACGGCCGAATGGCGGGCCGGCAGCTCGAGAAGTACGTCAACCTGAACCCCGAGGATCGATTCGTCGCGACGTCGACGCTCCGGGGCGCCTACGTGCGGTATCCCGCATCACAAAATCCGTCGACGCCCAACTATGTGACCCTCGAAAACGGGATGGAGCTCGGCATCGTGTCGAGCGCCGTGCCCGAGATCGCGCGGGCCATCTCGTCGATGCTCAGCCGCTCGCTCGAGGACGCGCGAAACGATCAAAAGGGCCACCTACCGCCGGCCGTCGTCCGGCGCGTGCAGCTCGAGATCATCTCGCCCTACGGTGTGGCGCACATCTGGGGCGTCACCGGTCACCGCTTCGTCCTCTCGCGCCGCGTGAGCGGCGATCGAAGCGAGCTTCTGGCAACCATCCTCGTGGGCCGGAGCAAGGACACGGTGTTCTTCTTCACCGGGCGCTACAACAACCTCCGCCACTCGACCATCGCCGAGACGGTCGACTTCGATCAGCTCGACCGCGACGACCCCGCGCACAAGTGGTTCGACCGGTTCGCTTTCCCCGACGTCGCGCGCTTCAAGCCCAAGGGCTACCACCACATCGCGAACTTCGTCGTGTCCAAGGAAGAGCGCGGGCACAAGCTCGCCAACTTCTTCCTCGACAAGATCGTGGAGACGTACGCCCGCGATCACCTCGAAAAGCACGGACGCACGGCGGCGCACTCGCAGCACCTCTTGTGCGGTCAGGGCCTCTGGCAAATCGGTGATCCGCCGTGGCTCCCGCGAATGGAGAAGCTCGGCTTCCGGAGGCGCTGGGGCGCGGAGAGCTTCTTCCTCGAGCACGACTGGGCCCCGCTGCCCGCGATCGTCGATCGCGAGACAGGCGCGCCCATCTCCAACGTCGCCTACAACAAGTCGTACGGGCTCCCCGAGAGGTACGTGACTGGGGCGCCGACGGGCGACGCCTCGCAGTACCTGCTCGATCGCGTGCCCGAAGTGATCCGGCTCTCGCAAGATCCGCGAGCCAAGCTTCAATACTTCCAGGCCATGTTCGACTTCGTATGA
- a CDS encoding NUDIX domain-containing protein, producing MRDAFCHSCGTAFPPPLAYPRTCAQCKTQIWANPIPVSVVLVPIIAGDRTGLLVVRRGIPPGEGKLALVGGFLEDHETWAEGGAREVREETAVIVAPERLVPLWFTSTEPRPNRVLLFSAADAQAAASLPAFLKNTETPERGAVFGPDGLDEVFAFPLHVQAARRFFASRGASGPHDYRSL from the coding sequence GTGCGCGACGCCTTTTGCCATTCGTGTGGGACTGCGTTCCCGCCGCCGCTCGCCTATCCGCGAACGTGCGCGCAGTGCAAGACGCAGATCTGGGCCAACCCGATCCCGGTATCGGTCGTGCTCGTTCCAATCATCGCGGGCGACCGAACCGGTTTGCTCGTCGTCCGTCGCGGCATTCCGCCGGGCGAAGGGAAGCTCGCGCTCGTCGGCGGCTTCCTCGAGGATCACGAGACGTGGGCCGAAGGCGGGGCGCGCGAGGTGCGCGAGGAGACCGCCGTCATCGTCGCGCCTGAGCGCCTCGTTCCTCTGTGGTTCACGTCCACCGAGCCGCGCCCCAACCGCGTGTTGCTCTTCTCCGCCGCCGACGCCCAAGCGGCCGCCTCGCTCCCCGCGTTCCTGAAGAACACGGAGACACCCGAGCGCGGAGCGGTCTTCGGCCCCGACGGGCTCGACGAGGTCTTCGCCTTCCCGCTGCACGTTCAGGCGGCGCGCCGGTTCTTCGCCTCGCGCGGCGCGAGCGGCCCGCACGATTACCGCTCGCTCTGA